One genomic window of Verrucomicrobiia bacterium includes the following:
- the tdh gene encoding L-threonine 3-dehydrogenase yields the protein MKALVKKTAAPGLWLEDVPEPKIGINDVLIKVDRTGICGTDVHIYKWDDWAQRTIPVPMVVGHEFVGEIVEVGSNVKDFFPGQVVSGEGHVVCGHCRNCLAGRRHLCADTKGVGVNRPGAFAEYLALPMTNVWVHAPGIERDVAAIFDPFGNAVHTALSFPVLGEDVLITGAGPIGIMAAAVVRHAGARYVVITDVNEHRLELARKMGVTLAVNPRQRSVKEVQKQLGMTEGFDVGLEMSGNAAAFQDLLANMSHGGKIAMLGIPEKAMAIDWNTVVFSMLTIKGIYGREMYETWYKMTVMLQSGLDITPVITHRLPYTEFEQGFAAMLSGQSGKVILNWR from the coding sequence ATGAAAGCGTTGGTCAAAAAAACAGCGGCTCCCGGTCTCTGGCTCGAAGACGTTCCCGAGCCCAAAATCGGCATCAACGACGTGTTGATCAAGGTGGATCGCACAGGCATCTGCGGCACCGACGTCCACATTTACAAGTGGGATGACTGGGCCCAACGGACGATCCCGGTGCCCATGGTTGTGGGGCATGAGTTTGTCGGGGAGATCGTCGAAGTCGGCTCCAACGTGAAGGATTTTTTCCCCGGACAAGTGGTCAGCGGCGAAGGGCACGTCGTCTGCGGCCACTGCCGGAACTGCCTGGCGGGACGCCGCCATTTGTGCGCGGACACCAAGGGTGTGGGCGTGAACCGGCCCGGCGCGTTTGCCGAGTATCTGGCGCTGCCCATGACCAACGTCTGGGTGCATGCGCCGGGCATTGAGCGGGATGTGGCGGCGATATTCGATCCGTTTGGCAACGCGGTGCATACGGCGTTGTCGTTTCCGGTGCTGGGCGAGGATGTGTTGATCACAGGCGCCGGGCCGATCGGCATCATGGCGGCGGCCGTGGTGCGACACGCCGGCGCACGGTATGTGGTGATCACGGACGTGAACGAACACCGCCTGGAACTCGCCCGCAAAATGGGGGTGACGCTGGCCGTCAATCCCCGTCAGCGCAGCGTGAAGGAGGTCCAGAAACAGCTTGGCATGACCGAGGGCTTTGACGTGGGCCTGGAGATGTCGGGCAACGCCGCGGCCTTTCAGGATCTGCTGGCCAACATGAGTCACGGCGGGAAAATCGCCATGCTCGGCATTCCCGAAAAGGCCATGGCCATCGACTGGAACACCGTCGTCTTCTCGATGCTGACCATCAAGGGCATCTACGGGCGCGAGATGTATGAAACCTGGTATAAAATGACGGTGATGCTCCAGAGCGGCCTCGACATCACGCCGGTCATCACCCATCGGCTGCCCTACACGGAATTTGAACAGGGCTTCGCCGCGATGTTGAGCGGCCAGTCCGGCAAGGTGATTCTAAACTGGCGGTGA
- a CDS encoding family 16 glycoside hydrolase, with translation MHITPHWLKPSCKPACAAWLGLSLLAMNAPAAVQVTVAHNTDDEATGAFAFKNVPAPSRNDAATAAQFSVVAGEADGNGAGLRPLHDGRMPGGSDEPGENFFFSAGTAGGRLVVDLGRAIDLKQVNTYSWHVGTRAPQVYKLYASAGGDFNAKPGAGVDPTTCGWKWIADVDTRPKQGDAGGQYGVSIADPAGNLGSYRYLLFDVSRTESDDAFGNTFYSEIDAVDAHAPATPVTAASPRLTFTTADGSCEIAIDTSAAPELADWAEQKLGPTLASWFPKIVAMLPSDGYVAPKSFSITLRPSDDVAFAAGTRIMANSRWLKSELKGEAVGALVHEMVHVIQQYGAGRRHNPQATRTPGWLVEGIPDYIRWFKYEPQSHGADLLWLQERPDLKLNYDARYRVTANFIDYVMETHDPAHTLLAKINAACRAGEYRDDLWQQLTGKSLAQLNDDWKEHVQSALAERAKTGLNVLTPEERKAGWRLLFNGVDTAGWHNFKHDGVRPGWEVKDGALVCADPHNAGDIVTVGQYGAFELELDYNISEGGNSGIIYHVSDEGGAVWATGPEFQLEDNAKAADPQRCGWLYALYQPPNDPKTGKPLDATKPAGQWNHVRLVITPEKCEHYINGVKYFDYVLGSDDFKARVAKSKFGSMPLFAKFDRGYIALQGDHGRVEFRNIKIHPLRPAAH, from the coding sequence ATGCACATCACACCACATTGGTTGAAACCCTCATGCAAACCCGCCTGCGCCGCCTGGCTCGGGCTGAGCCTGCTGGCCATGAACGCGCCGGCCGCCGTGCAAGTTACCGTGGCTCACAACACCGACGACGAAGCGACCGGCGCCTTCGCCTTCAAAAATGTCCCGGCGCCGTCCCGCAACGACGCCGCCACCGCCGCCCAATTCAGCGTGGTTGCCGGTGAAGCCGATGGCAACGGCGCCGGTCTGCGCCCGCTGCACGACGGGCGCATGCCGGGAGGATCGGACGAGCCGGGCGAAAACTTTTTCTTCTCGGCCGGCACCGCCGGCGGGCGTCTCGTGGTGGATCTGGGCCGCGCGATCGACCTCAAGCAGGTCAACACGTATTCCTGGCACGTTGGGACGCGCGCGCCGCAGGTTTACAAGCTCTACGCCAGCGCGGGCGGCGATTTCAACGCCAAGCCTGGCGCCGGCGTGGATCCAACCACGTGCGGGTGGAAATGGATTGCCGACGTGGACACACGCCCGAAACAGGGGGACGCGGGCGGCCAATACGGAGTGAGCATCGCCGATCCTGCCGGCAATCTCGGCAGCTATCGCTATCTGCTTTTCGACGTGTCGCGCACCGAGAGTGACGACGCCTTCGGCAACACGTTTTACAGCGAAATTGATGCGGTGGATGCGCACGCGCCCGCCACGCCCGTCACCGCGGCGTCACCGCGCCTGACGTTCACCACTGCCGATGGTTCATGCGAAATCGCGATCGACACCTCGGCGGCGCCGGAGCTGGCAGACTGGGCGGAGCAAAAGCTCGGCCCCACGCTGGCCTCATGGTTTCCCAAAATCGTGGCCATGCTGCCCAGTGACGGTTACGTGGCGCCGAAAAGCTTCAGCATCACGCTGCGGCCCAGCGATGACGTGGCGTTCGCCGCGGGCACGCGCATCATGGCCAATTCCCGCTGGCTCAAATCCGAGCTCAAAGGCGAAGCTGTCGGGGCGCTCGTGCACGAGATGGTGCACGTCATCCAGCAGTATGGCGCCGGCCGGCGGCACAATCCGCAGGCCACGCGCACGCCCGGCTGGCTCGTCGAGGGCATTCCGGATTACATCCGCTGGTTCAAGTATGAGCCGCAAAGCCACGGCGCGGATCTGCTCTGGTTGCAGGAGCGCCCGGACCTGAAGCTGAACTACGACGCACGCTACCGCGTCACGGCCAACTTCATCGACTACGTCATGGAGACGCACGATCCCGCTCACACGTTGCTGGCCAAGATCAATGCGGCGTGCCGTGCCGGTGAATACCGCGACGACCTGTGGCAGCAGCTCACGGGCAAATCGCTGGCGCAACTGAATGACGACTGGAAGGAACACGTGCAGTCGGCGTTGGCGGAGCGCGCCAAAACCGGGCTCAACGTCCTGACGCCCGAGGAGCGCAAGGCGGGCTGGCGGCTATTGTTCAATGGCGTGGATACAGCGGGCTGGCACAACTTCAAACACGACGGCGTGCGGCCGGGCTGGGAGGTGAAGGATGGCGCGCTCGTGTGTGCCGATCCCCACAACGCCGGCGACATCGTGACCGTCGGCCAGTATGGCGCGTTCGAGCTGGAACTGGACTACAACATTTCCGAGGGAGGCAACAGCGGCATCATCTACCATGTTTCCGACGAGGGCGGCGCCGTTTGGGCGACGGGCCCGGAATTCCAGCTGGAGGACAACGCCAAGGCCGCTGATCCGCAGCGGTGCGGCTGGCTGTATGCGCTGTATCAGCCGCCGAATGATCCCAAGACCGGCAAGCCGCTCGACGCCACCAAGCCGGCGGGCCAGTGGAATCACGTGCGGCTCGTCATCACGCCGGAAAAGTGCGAGCACTACATCAATGGCGTGAAATACTTCGACTACGTGCTGGGCAGCGATGATTTCAAGGCGCGCGTGGCGAAGAGCAAGTTTGGCAGCATGCCGTTGTTTGCAAAATTCGATCGCGGCTACATCGCCTTGCAGGGCGACCACGGACGTGTGGAGTTTCGCAACATCAAGATCCACCCGCTGCGGCCGGCTGCGCACTGA
- a CDS encoding fibronectin type III domain-containing protein, with protein MTCFRSLWVETPACMVAALVLVITSVNAANMVPIAVTGFNRDLVVENNASGPPFDAYASEFNPGENTVFYQAGLAGKSYGLPASGAFTSALGDGTQFQLQPYTGANALVLSGETGVDSGTLTLVEPVIYKRIAILANSANGGGAPTMTLHFSDGSTLVTNYNALDWFFNPGFALQGVDRLNLTSGAADGGPNDPRFYQTTLDLDAILGGLNQPLVSITFDKVLGVGATAVYALSGESERSMIPIAVTGFNRDVVVESGSSGPPYTTALNFNQGEGTAYYQSGLGGKSYGLPAAGVFASALADGTVFQFQPYTASNALVLSGDTGLTNGTLTLVTPAVYSRIAILANSGNGTNPYGNVTLHFDDNSTFVTNYYAPNWFNDATNIALQGVERITLSSGGTSGATTNPRFHQTTIDLTAALGAANRPLVSLSFDKPQAKSTGIYAVSGDTNIVTLAEATNLAAADIQATTATLRGEVLSTGGSVPAVTFYYGPTDGGTNPLAWANSVAVGVRSGTFTQAVGGLTPNTSYYYAVQAVNSRGTSWAVPAVSFTTLAPVPATLVNGPVSSVTANLATLGGQVTNTGGDAPSVTLFYGPVDGGTNAAGWAQSVTLGKQAGAFAYSASGFASNTTYYYTTRGINLGGTSWAAPAQAFTTLATVPPPAAVLSQHNDRFNSGRNLNEWQLNVNNVNAKQFGLLYTRPVDDQIYAQPLIVTNVNLPGHGVHNVVYVCTVNNSIYAYDAEDPAVTVPYWQTNVTGANAVPPSNSDMTGACGGNYKDFSGHIGIVGTPAIDVDSGTMYFVARTKEAGTTFVQRLHALDITTGAERPNSPVVITGTYPGTGAGSSGGVITFDPQRQNQRPGLRLANGRVYIGWASHCDWGPYHGWLMACDATTLQKVATYMTTPDGSNGGIWMSGAAPSVDEFGNLYLAVGNGTVGTSANRSDTINRGESFLKLDGANLSIQSWFTPFNWQILENGDIDLGSAGVLLIPGTNLALSGGKEGKLYLVNRDNMGGLSGSGADTNVIQSFQVTGLTNPNDIHGAPIWWDGPDGSYAYVWGEYDYLRQFQFDWTAGKFILPNIAQSPTRAPNGMPGGMLSVSANGTNAGSGILWASHQFTGDANQQVRPGVLHAYNAQNVSVELWNSEQNSARDSVGNFAKFCPPTVANGKVYLATFSNRLNVYGLLPRPALSVALAGGNVMLSWPTNYADGYRLQFSDSLAPAGWTDDTNSVQSAGADYQVTTPAAGAAVFYRLIK; from the coding sequence ATGACGTGTTTTCGTTCACTCTGGGTGGAGACCCCGGCTTGCATGGTGGCCGCTTTGGTTCTGGTGATAACTTCCGTCAACGCCGCCAACATGGTTCCCATCGCCGTGACGGGATTCAATCGCGATCTGGTGGTGGAGAACAACGCCTCCGGTCCACCGTTTGACGCCTACGCCAGCGAATTCAATCCCGGCGAGAACACCGTCTTTTACCAGGCCGGGCTGGCCGGCAAATCGTATGGTTTGCCGGCTTCGGGCGCGTTTACCAGCGCGCTGGGCGACGGCACGCAGTTTCAACTTCAGCCCTACACCGGGGCCAACGCGCTCGTGCTGAGTGGTGAAACAGGTGTGGATTCCGGCACGCTCACGCTGGTCGAACCGGTCATTTACAAACGCATCGCCATCCTGGCCAATTCGGCGAATGGCGGCGGCGCGCCGACGATGACGCTGCACTTCAGCGATGGCAGCACGCTGGTCACGAATTACAACGCGCTGGATTGGTTCTTCAATCCGGGTTTTGCCCTGCAGGGGGTCGATCGCCTGAATCTGACCTCCGGCGCTGCCGACGGCGGTCCCAATGATCCCCGTTTTTATCAAACCACACTTGATCTGGACGCGATTTTGGGCGGCTTGAACCAGCCGCTGGTCAGCATCACATTTGACAAGGTGCTCGGCGTGGGGGCCACGGCGGTTTATGCCCTCAGCGGCGAATCGGAGCGCAGCATGATTCCGATCGCCGTCACCGGTTTCAATCGCGACGTGGTGGTCGAGAGTGGTTCGAGCGGGCCGCCTTACACGACGGCGCTCAATTTCAACCAGGGCGAAGGCACCGCGTATTACCAGAGCGGTCTCGGCGGCAAATCCTACGGGCTGCCGGCGGCCGGCGTGTTTGCCAGCGCACTGGCGGATGGAACGGTGTTTCAGTTCCAGCCCTACACCGCCAGCAATGCACTTGTCTTGAGTGGGGACACCGGGCTCACCAACGGCACGTTGACGTTGGTGACACCCGCCGTTTATTCGCGCATCGCCATCCTGGCGAACTCCGGCAACGGCACCAATCCGTATGGCAACGTGACGCTGCATTTCGACGACAACAGCACGTTTGTCACGAATTACTACGCGCCGAACTGGTTCAACGATGCAACGAACATCGCCCTGCAGGGCGTGGAACGCATCACCTTGAGCAGCGGCGGCACGTCCGGCGCCACCACGAACCCGCGCTTTCATCAGACGACGATTGACCTGACGGCGGCGCTGGGCGCGGCCAACCGGCCGCTCGTCAGCCTGAGCTTTGACAAACCGCAGGCGAAGTCCACGGGCATTTACGCGGTCAGCGGCGACACCAACATCGTGACGCTGGCCGAGGCGACGAACCTGGCCGCAGCAGACATCCAAGCCACGACCGCCACGTTGCGCGGCGAGGTGTTGTCCACGGGCGGCAGCGTGCCGGCGGTCACGTTTTATTACGGTCCCACGGATGGCGGGACCAATCCGCTCGCTTGGGCGAACAGCGTTGCAGTGGGCGTGCGCAGTGGGACCTTCACGCAGGCAGTCGGCGGGTTGACGCCGAACACGAGCTACTATTACGCGGTTCAGGCGGTCAATTCCCGGGGAACATCGTGGGCCGTTCCGGCGGTGTCATTTACGACCCTTGCGCCCGTGCCCGCGACGCTGGTGAACGGTCCGGTGAGCAGTGTGACGGCGAATCTCGCGACGCTGGGCGGGCAGGTGACGAACACGGGCGGCGACGCGCCGAGCGTCACGTTGTTTTACGGTCCGGTGGACGGCGGGACCAATGCGGCCGGCTGGGCGCAAAGCGTCACGCTGGGCAAGCAGGCCGGTGCGTTTGCATATTCTGCCAGCGGTTTCGCGTCGAACACGACCTATTACTACACGACCCGCGGCATCAATCTCGGCGGAACATCGTGGGCCGCGCCGGCGCAGGCGTTCACAACGCTGGCCACGGTGCCCCCGCCGGCGGCGGTGCTGAGCCAGCACAACGACCGGTTCAACTCCGGGCGCAACCTGAACGAATGGCAGCTTAACGTGAACAACGTGAATGCGAAACAATTCGGCCTGCTCTACACGCGGCCGGTGGACGACCAGATTTACGCGCAGCCGCTGATTGTGACAAACGTGAACCTCCCCGGCCACGGCGTGCACAACGTGGTTTACGTCTGCACAGTGAACAATTCGATCTACGCGTATGACGCGGAAGATCCGGCGGTGACGGTGCCTTACTGGCAGACGAACGTGACCGGCGCCAACGCGGTGCCACCGAGCAACTCGGACATGACCGGCGCCTGCGGCGGCAATTACAAGGACTTCAGCGGCCACATCGGCATCGTGGGCACGCCGGCCATCGATGTGGACTCGGGCACGATGTATTTTGTCGCGCGCACCAAGGAGGCGGGCACCACATTTGTGCAGCGGCTGCACGCGCTCGACATCACCACGGGCGCGGAACGGCCGAACAGTCCGGTGGTCATCACGGGCACCTATCCGGGCACCGGCGCCGGCAGCAGCGGTGGCGTCATCACGTTCGATCCGCAACGGCAGAACCAGCGGCCCGGGCTGCGGCTGGCGAACGGCCGGGTTTACATCGGCTGGGCCTCGCACTGCGATTGGGGTCCGTATCACGGGTGGTTGATGGCCTGCGACGCGACCACGCTGCAAAAGGTGGCCACCTACATGACGACGCCCGATGGTTCCAACGGCGGCATCTGGATGAGCGGCGCCGCGCCGTCCGTGGATGAGTTTGGCAATCTTTACCTCGCCGTCGGCAACGGCACCGTGGGCACGTCCGCCAACCGTTCGGACACCATCAATCGCGGCGAAAGCTTCCTCAAGCTCGACGGCGCCAATCTCAGCATCCAGAGCTGGTTCACGCCGTTCAACTGGCAGATTCTGGAGAACGGTGACATCGATCTCGGTTCGGCGGGTGTGCTGTTGATTCCCGGCACGAATCTCGCGCTGTCCGGTGGCAAGGAGGGCAAGCTGTATCTGGTTAATCGCGACAATATGGGTGGTTTGAGCGGCAGTGGGGCGGACACCAACGTCATCCAGAGTTTTCAAGTGACCGGTCTGACCAACCCCAACGACATCCACGGCGCGCCCATCTGGTGGGACGGGCCGGACGGCTCCTACGCCTACGTCTGGGGAGAATACGATTATCTGCGACAGTTCCAGTTCGACTGGACCGCGGGCAAATTCATTTTGCCGAACATCGCGCAGAGTCCCACGCGGGCGCCCAACGGAATGCCCGGCGGCATGTTGTCCGTATCGGCCAACGGCACCAACGCCGGCAGCGGGATTCTTTGGGCCTCGCACCAGTTCACTGGCGACGCCAACCAGCAGGTGCGGCCGGGCGTTTTGCACGCCTACAACGCGCAGAACGTCAGCGTCGAACTGTGGAACTCGGAGCAGAACAGCGCGCGGGATTCGGTCGGCAACTTCGCCAAGTTCTGTCCGCCCACGGTCGCCAATGGCAAGGTTTACCTCGCCACATTCTCGAACCGGCTGAATGTTTACGGCCTGCTGCCGCGGCCCGCCCTGAGTGTTGCTCTCGCGGGCGGCAATGTGATGCTCAGCTGGCCGACCAACTATGCCGATGGTTACCGGCTCCAGTTCAGTGACTCACTCGCACCCGCCGGCTGGACCGATGACACCAACAGCGTTCAATCGGCCGGGGCCGATTATCAAGTCACCACGCCGGCCGCCGGGGCGGCGGTGTTTTATCGCCTGATCAAATGA
- a CDS encoding GH92 family glycosyl hydrolase, with amino-acid sequence MRNVATSPAPRRLWFSVVLLAGCGWLTQAAPARLSDYIRPFVGTYGEGNTYPGPSAPFGMVQLSPDTDDQLWDTASGYEYSDTSIMGFSCTHLSGTGIPDLGDFLFMPQIGTPKFQPGTKEAPETGYRQRFSHADEAATAGYYKVKLANGVTTELTAGERAGLLRFTFPASDQASIMIDLNHVLNGGRWRVVWSHVRKENDTTVTGFHLVNGWAKERYLYFAAQFSRPFDAHQIISSGKPVIYNTYRFRSQNEAAGTNLQFLAEYKTHADEVITVKVAVSAVSAANALQSLSAEIPAWDFAGVRERTCRQWDRELARIQIDGSPEQKETFYTALYHAFLTPNLYEDRTGEYRGLDGEVHQAKGFTNYAVFSLWDTYRATHPLFALIQAPRDADMINSLLAHYDQSADHLLPMWSLQGNETWCMIGYHAVPVIVDGYLKGVKGFDVERAYEAVKTTALNPDYDSVAAYAKLGWVPCDQENESVSKTLEYAYDDYCIAQMAKALGKKADYAVFMKRAESYRNLFDPSFGLMRGKDAQGRWRTPFDPHLYVQGGDFTEGTSWQYSWYVPQDVPGLIALMGGPDAFAKKLDALFTFGANESQGLDDIQGRIGEYWHGNEPSHHIIYLYCYAGQPWKTQERLHQVVQTQYGNQPKSLTGNDDCGQMSAWLMFTEMGFYPVCPASDYYVIGAPQLPKAVMHLSNGKKFTMTAENLSDENIYVQSVRVNGRDWNSPFLPYAALQHGGSIAFTMGPQPNRNWGTQPILPK; translated from the coding sequence ATGAGAAACGTAGCAACTTCACCGGCGCCCCGGCGCCTCTGGTTCAGCGTTGTCCTGCTCGCCGGCTGTGGCTGGCTGACGCAAGCGGCGCCGGCGCGCTTGTCCGATTACATCCGCCCGTTCGTCGGCACTTACGGCGAGGGCAACACGTATCCGGGGCCGTCCGCGCCGTTTGGCATGGTGCAGTTGAGTCCGGACACGGATGATCAGCTCTGGGATACTGCGTCGGGCTACGAATATTCCGACACGTCCATCATGGGCTTCAGTTGCACGCACCTGAGCGGCACCGGCATTCCCGACCTGGGCGACTTCCTGTTCATGCCGCAAATCGGCACGCCGAAATTCCAGCCGGGCACCAAGGAGGCGCCGGAGACGGGCTATCGCCAGCGGTTTTCGCACGCGGACGAGGCGGCCACCGCGGGCTACTACAAGGTCAAGCTCGCCAACGGCGTCACGACCGAGCTCACGGCGGGCGAACGCGCCGGCCTGTTGCGCTTCACGTTCCCGGCGAGCGATCAGGCCTCCATCATGATTGATCTGAACCACGTCCTCAACGGCGGGCGCTGGCGCGTGGTGTGGTCGCATGTGCGCAAGGAAAACGACACGACCGTCACGGGCTTTCATCTCGTGAACGGCTGGGCAAAGGAGCGCTACCTGTATTTTGCAGCGCAATTTTCGCGGCCGTTTGACGCGCACCAAATCATCAGCAGCGGCAAGCCCGTCATCTACAACACCTATCGCTTTCGCAGCCAGAACGAGGCGGCGGGCACCAACCTCCAGTTTCTGGCCGAATACAAGACGCACGCGGATGAGGTCATCACGGTGAAGGTGGCGGTTTCGGCCGTGAGCGCGGCGAATGCGTTGCAGAGCTTGTCGGCGGAAATTCCCGCCTGGGACTTCGCCGGCGTGCGCGAACGCACGTGCCGCCAGTGGGACCGTGAACTGGCCCGCATCCAGATCGACGGCTCGCCGGAGCAGAAGGAGACGTTTTACACCGCGCTTTATCACGCGTTCCTCACGCCCAATCTCTACGAGGACCGCACGGGCGAATACCGCGGACTCGACGGCGAAGTGCATCAGGCGAAGGGCTTCACCAACTACGCGGTGTTCTCGTTGTGGGATACGTATCGCGCCACGCATCCGTTGTTCGCGCTGATTCAGGCGCCGCGGGACGCGGACATGATCAACTCGCTGCTCGCCCATTACGATCAGAGCGCGGACCACCTGCTGCCGATGTGGTCGCTGCAGGGCAACGAGACGTGGTGCATGATCGGTTACCACGCGGTGCCGGTGATTGTGGACGGTTATCTGAAGGGCGTGAAAGGCTTCGATGTCGAACGTGCCTATGAAGCGGTCAAAACCACGGCGCTGAATCCGGATTACGACAGCGTGGCGGCCTATGCGAAGCTGGGCTGGGTGCCGTGCGACCAGGAAAACGAGTCCGTGTCCAAGACGCTCGAATACGCCTACGACGATTACTGCATCGCGCAGATGGCGAAGGCGCTGGGCAAGAAGGCGGATTACGCGGTGTTCATGAAGCGGGCGGAGAGCTACCGGAACCTGTTTGATCCGTCGTTCGGGTTGATGCGCGGCAAGGATGCGCAGGGGCGCTGGCGCACGCCGTTTGACCCGCACCTGTATGTGCAGGGCGGCGATTTCACCGAAGGCACGAGCTGGCAGTATTCGTGGTATGTGCCGCAGGACGTGCCGGGCTTGATCGCATTGATGGGCGGGCCGGATGCATTTGCCAAAAAACTGGATGCGCTCTTTACCTTTGGCGCCAATGAGAGCCAGGGGCTCGATGACATCCAGGGACGCATCGGCGAATACTGGCACGGCAATGAGCCCAGTCATCACATCATTTACCTCTACTGTTACGCGGGCCAGCCGTGGAAGACGCAGGAACGGCTGCATCAGGTCGTCCAAACGCAATACGGCAACCAGCCAAAATCCCTCACCGGCAATGACGACTGCGGGCAAATGTCCGCGTGGCTCATGTTCACCGAGATGGGCTTCTATCCGGTGTGCCCGGCGAGCGACTACTACGTGATCGGTGCGCCGCAACTGCCGAAGGCCGTGATGCATCTCTCGAACGGCAAAAAATTCACCATGACGGCGGAAAATCTCTCCGACGAAAACATCTATGTGCAATCCGTCCGCGTGAACGGCCGGGACTGGAACAGTCCGTTCCTGCCTTATGCGGCGTTGCAACACGGCGGCTCCATCGCCTTCACGATGGGACCGCAACCCAACCGTAACTGGGGCACCCAGCCCATCCTGCCAAAATGA